The following are from one region of the Aspergillus chevalieri M1 DNA, chromosome 1, nearly complete sequence genome:
- a CDS encoding guanine nucleotide exchange factor DCK1 (COG:T;~EggNog:ENOG410PFQZ;~InterPro:IPR042455,IPR027357,IPR032376,IPR043161, IPR035892,IPR036028,IPR027007,IPR010703,IPR026791, IPR001452;~PFAM:PF16172,PF14429,PF06920;~go_function: GO:0005085 - guanyl-nucleotide exchange factor activity [Evidence IEA];~go_function: GO:0005515 - protein binding [Evidence IEA];~go_process: GO:0007264 - small GTPase mediated signal transduction [Evidence IEA]), translating to MPWRPLPRIAFAVAIYPFQPSTPADLPLELGDELYIIERGGVDGEWCRGYLVAPPSLLAGLSSTKGQTLEARVFSGIFPRNCVEIREVLDDNDMPSPRLNGEHKIGEPPRQQQQQKQPQEQQPVNGTREKEQRDSLLSSNDDDQAVTGEVSNVVIAKKGKPSQIFITKLDDDSQGSPRSASSTWKGSPLPYTPLPRDPDAPKPAAPVPMLKIGDETPTSLSEPLVDEIASCLREWHSTNLHELLLAQKYNSVEELSNLVRELDFARRQLLHNVLTGQEKEALRNEMVWKLVRGNKMLSGEIVVRDPLQRGRLLTGEDSAVHLAKLQSEMCMLESSPMHHSDTAALHHLLLEVNAVSGHSPGPVTLVAQLCSKSSDASALKPLSETYSLDIPSPDKFASMGQSSKLKTLFTELCATDLGDAAANGNKLYLVISARAPETPSTFSGISHQPRSSMSKDESSLSGAASKPPQGINHSVKGSLKTRRSIIWSSKPKGIPGVDPPKESPKPPPQSAGSTSSAKDRTTTQPAKDATAIRTIGVGLLEVSQVLRQEKEAEHVVVNIWSPLRDGEEEGLSEGFDDLIRTLLPSPSGKYMRAQRAARLHLNLHPFVSTDADDLVRRNPTIMHNVVQTRRMGFSQAPTTPRSDIYVTLTQAIFPSEALLSHPHAGQVPVPTNTGLRNLQLTLEVRTASGARVDRCVYPSSSSNTAHTAWRTTVSERGTPWNQTIRLNIPSDQIPGSHLVMSVADAPEFPFALAWMPLWEDQAFMRDGPHSLVLHAYDKHTSNVENGKGAYLSLPWNALGKNESTKDEAVTGPMSSLRLETYLCSTEYSQDQAILSLLHWRERPVDDILDTLRRVLFVPEMEIVKQLSGVFDSLFGILVENAGNEEYEDLIFHDLVTVLGIVHDRRFNLGPLVDHYADNQFNFPFVTPCLIRSYLRLLCANSDPEQSRNLRSTFKVGRHVLKFIINARQQQQAKEEGIGITKVGSTFSRDIHTIFRSLESLMKNPSPAMVGSKTLIVQHFHTWLPELSKVLPKDEMFMLALSFMDSCKDVTGMLVLYKLVLIQHYTQFEIFASGQERESLISCCISWLAPYWGATGHVSDLYRDQVRLCCAIVAQLLTKPEPQLYEFMPKIFASYCSIIPDGVEETEYLSLLFSKTFPFQVKTCKTKQKFDEALVELAAVMAATAKIPNPKPLALKDLELSTFLTQAFEAHNSILDCEAYPESWLSMHVYNHRATVKSLEHLGSMMIDKFLPAPDDADTFDTKLWECYFMTLLKVVSSDALALETFPEQKRRAVWKIAGDVREQGADLLHSSWEAIGWETTDEERERYGLRKLGGYQVQYVPNLIYPIMELCLSVHEGLRHVAVELLRSMILSEWDLNQDLSIIETEIISSLDSLFKTKHMNESILQKLFVSELLGHFEGCETFDEDLSNAVKSLIATVDELLDLFVASQSGSVTESFNTLRLMEYMKDMGREDIFIRYVHELANAQAGAGYSTEAGLALQFHADLYDWDPNKYIPEILNPAFPEQSSFERKESLYFSIIQHFEDAKAWAHALVCYKELAQQYEYIMMDFAKLSRAQGSMAKIYEYIAKEDKQFSRYFRVIYKGLGFAPTLRDKEYIFECLPTERMATFIDRMQREHPTAQVMSSGDIRDYEGQFLQITPVSPQRDMNHPVYQRTKVPQSVREHLVISEPCRFSSTLRRHVNSANVEEQWVEKAVFTTAEPFPNILRRSEIVSVEEVALSPLQTALERTWRKTQELSLLSRKAAAGEDPSLTNLTEALQQLLEVSSSSPSCVALYRQFLPEASKKDEEGGDSGDESAEEDATAETPKPVDPLESALAVALIDHAWGIKQALSLYGRPAYQATQAELMRRFEESFSPEIASLAPTTVPEPSPLPSQRQSPNPMDSRQQQPAGRVSPEQELIRSSRVGHSRKHSTRQSVSHRIGSMNPFKRSHHGATGSVSTAVAETRQALEGKTNGILTEHAEENGEPDNETATINSRTTSYSRETHSKRRSFFGVDKPYKHGSSLSIAAASITTDDAHKHRKQPSQSTSRDTVAKPSHDIHIQPVAQNGGPMSPTSPHAGWSTIPSVRETPRPATGQQSVNSIKSPKSPTSPNGAVHTGVGVRDSVMKRFSLLKGVGRKNSRLDFKADTHGGLVHEE from the coding sequence ATGCCCTGGCGGCCTCTGCCTCGAATCGCTTTCGCTGTCGCCATCTACCCATTTCAACCTTCCACTCCCGCCGACTTACCTCTGGAGCTGGGCGATGAACTCTACATAATCGAGCGCGGAGGTGTAGATGGAGAATGGTGTCGTGGCTATCTGGTGGCTCCGCCGTCCTTGCTGGCTGGTTTGTCCAGTACCAAGGGGCAGACACTCGAGGCTAGAGTCTTTTCTGGCATTTTCCCGCGCAATTGTGTTGAGATTCGAGAAGTTCTTGACGATAATGATATGCCCAGTCCGCGACTCAATGGGGAGCATAAGATTGGGGAGCCTCcacggcagcagcagcaacaaaagCAACCGCAAGAACAGCAGCCGGTGAACGGAACCCGGGAGAAAGAGCAGAGAGATAGTCTACTAAGCTCGAACGATGACGACCAAGCGGTGACCGGCGAGGTATCGAACGTGGTCATCGCGAAGAAAGGAAAACCCTCACAAATCTTTATCACCAAGCTCGACGATGACAGTCAAGGGAGTCCCCGTTCGGCGAGCAGCACCTGGAAGGGTTCCCCGCTACCGTATACCCCCCTCCCCCGCGATCCTGATGCGCCCAAACCCGCTGCCCCTGTACCTATGCTCAAAATCGGCGATGAGACGCCCACTTCCCTGTCTGAACCGCTGGTCGACGAAATCGCTTCATGTCTCCGCGAATGGCATTCAACAAATCTGCATGAATTGCTCCTGGCACAGAAGTACAACTCTGTCGAGGAGCTATCGAATCTTGTTCGCGAGCTCGACTTCGCCCGACGGCAACTTCTTCACAATGTGCTTACTGggcaggagaaggaggcgTTGCGGAATGAGATGGTCTGGAAACTGGTGCGCGGAAACAAGATGTTGAGCGGAGAGATTGTAGTCAGAGATCCTTTGCAGCGAGGCCGTCTCTTGACAGGCGAAGATTCAGCCGTGCATCTGGCAAAGCTACAATCGGAGATGTGCATGCTGGAGAGCAGCCCAATGCACCATTCTGACACGGCTGCTCTGCATCATCTGCTGCTGGAGGTCAATGCTGTCTCGGGCCATTCACCAGGTCCCGTCACGCTGGTGGCACAGCTGTGCTCCAAGTCATCGGATGCTAGTGCGCTGAAGCCTCTCTCGGAGACGTATTCTTTGGACATTCCGTCCCCGGACAAATTTGCTAGTATGGGGCAGAGCAGCAAGCTCAAGACTCTTTTCACCGAACTCTGTGCCACGGACCTGGGCGATGCGGCTGCTAATGGTAACAAGTTGTACTTGGTTATTTCCGCCCGCGCGCCAGAGACTCCATCGACTTTCAGCGGAATTTCACACCAGCCTCGTTCTTCCATGTCCAAAGATGAATCGTCGCTATCGGGGGCAGCTAGCAAACCACCTCAAGGGATCAATCACTCGGTGAAAGGCAGTCTGAAAACGCGACGCAGCATCATCTGGTCGTCTAAACCGAAAGGCATTCCCGGTGTTGACCCGCCCAAGGAGAGCCCCAAACCCCCACCGCAATCGGCAGGAAGTACCTCCAGCGCCAAGGACAGAACCACGACTCAGCCAGCGAAAGATGCCACGGCAATTCGCACGATTGGTGTTGGGCTTCTGGAGGTCTCTCAGGTCCTGCGGCAAGAAAAGGAGGCTGAGCACGTGGTTGTCAACATCTGGTCGCCGCTccgggatggtgaagaagaaggattgTCTGAAGGGTTTGATGATTTGATCCGCACACTGCTACCCAGTCCCAGTGGGAAGTACATGCGGGCTCAGCGGGCGGCGCGATTACATCTCAATCTGCACCCGTTCGTGAGCACCGATGCGGATGACTTGGTTCGCAGGAACCCTACTATTATGCACAATGTTGTACAAACAAGACGGATGGGATTCTCCCAGGCCCCAACTACACCGCGGTCTGATATTTACGTGACCCTCACACAGGCTATCTTCCCTTCTGAAGCGCTTCTGTCACACCCGCATGCCGGCCAGGTGCCGGTTCCTACAAATACAGGCCTTCGTAACCTGCAGTTGACCCTGGAGGTACGGACAGCGTCTGGAGCGCGAGTCGACCGATGTGTTTACCCCTCGTCCTCGAGCAACACCGCGCACACAGCATGGCGCACGACTGTGTCTGAACGTGGCACGCCTTGGAACCAGACAATCCGACTCAATATTCCTTCCGATCAAATTCCTGGATCACATCTCGTGATGAGCGTTGCCGATGCACCCGAGTTTCCTTTTGCACTGGCGTGGATGCCGCTGTGGGAAGATCAAGCGTTCATGCGGGACGGCCCGCATTCTCTGGTCCTCCACGCTTATGACAAGCACACGTCAAACGTTGAGAATGGAAAAGGTGCCTACTTGTCTCTCCCATGGAATGCGCTTGGGAAGAATGAGTCTACCAAGGACGAAGCGGTGACTGGGCCCATGTCATCTTTGCGCCTGGAGACTTACCTTTGCAGCACCGAGTACTCTCAAGACCAAGCTATTCTGAGCCTGTTGCATTGGAGAGAACGACCTGTGGACGACATCCTGGATACCCTCCGGAGAGTGCTCTTCGTGCCTGAAATGGAGATTGTCAAGCAACTCAGTGGTGTCTTCGATTCACTCTTCGGCATTTTGGTTGAAAACGCAGGGAACGAGGAATATGAAGATCTTATTTTCCACGACCTTGTGACGGTACTTGGTATCGTCCATGACCGTCGGTTCAATTTGGGGCCGTTAGTCGACCACTATGCCGACAACCAATTCAATTTCCCATTCGTCACACCATGCCTCATCCGCAGCTACCTGCGTCTCCTTTGTGCCAACTCTGACCCCGAGCAGTCCCGAAATCTACGTTCCACTTTTAAGGTCGGACGGCATGTGCTTAAGTTCATCATCAACGCTcggcaacagcagcaggccAAGGAAGAGGGTATTGGGATTACAAAGGTCGGATCGACTTTCAGCCGCGACATCCACACCATATTCCGATCGCTCGAGTCGCTGATGAAAAATCCGTCTCCCGCTATGGTTGGAAGCAAGACGCTTATCGTCCAGCACTTTCACACATGGCTCCCTGAGCTTTCCAAGGTGCTGCCCAAGGACGAGATGTTCATGCTCGCTCTTAGCTTCATGGACTCGTGCAAGGACGTTACCGGCATGTTGGTCCTCTACAAGCTGGTCCTGATTCAGCACTACACCCAGTTCGAGATCTTTGCTTCTGGGCAGGAACGAGAGAGTTTGATTTCCTGCTGTATCAGCTGGTTGGCTCCGTACTGGGGTGCAACTGGGCATGTTTCTGATCTATATCGGGATCAAGTTCGCCTGTGTTGCGCGATTGTCGCCCAGCTGTTGACAAAGCCGGAACCACAGTTGTACGAGTTCATGCCCAAGATCTTTGCATCGTATTGCTCCATTATCCCCGATGGTGTGGAGGAGACTGAATACTTGTCCCTGCTCTTCAGCAAGACCTTCCCGTTCCAGGTCAAAACGTGCAAGACGAAGCAAAAGTTCGACGAGGCTCTCGTGGAATTGGCGGCCGTCATGGCGGCTACGGCCAAGATCCCGAACCCGAAGCCGCTGGCGCTCAAGGACCTGGAACTTTCTACGTTCCTCACTCAGGCGTTCGAGGCGCACAATTCGATTCTGGACTGTGAAGCATACCCTGAAAGCTGGCTCAGTATGCATGTGTACAACCACCGCGCCACGGTGAAGAGTCTGGAGCATTTGGGCTCGATGATGATCGACAAATTTCTGCCAGCGCCTGATGATGCTGATACCTTCGACACTAAACTCTGGGAGTGCTACTTCATGACTCTGCTCAAGGTTGTTTCTAGTGATGCCTTGGCGCTGGAGACCTTCCCCGAACAGAAACGGCGTGCCGTGTGGAAGATCGCTGGCGATGTTCGAGAGCAAGGTGCAGATCTTTTGCATTCAAGTTGGGAAGCGATCGGCTGGGAAACAACGGACGAGGAGAGAGAACGGTACGGCTTGAGGAAGCTTGGTGGCTACCAGGTTCAATATGTTCCCAACCTTATCTACCCTATTATGGAGCTCTGCCTTAGCGTCCATGAAGGTCTGCGCCATGTTGCGGTCGAGCTCTTGCGAAGCATGATCCTGAGCGAATGGGATCTGAACCAGGACTTGTCTATCATCGAGACGGAGATCATCTCGAGTCTGGACAGTTTATTCAAGACCAAGCACATGAACGAAAGCATCCTCCAGAAACTGTTCGTTAGCGAGTTGCTCGGCCACTTCGAGGGATGCGAGACGTTTGATGAAGATCTTTCGAATGCAGTCAAGAGTCTCATCGCGACTGTTGATGAACTACTGGACCTGTTTGTTGCTTCTCAGAGTGGTTCCGTGACGGAAAGCTTCAATACGCTGAGATTGATGGAGTACATGAAAGACATGGGCCGAGAGGACATCTTCATCCGTTACGTTCATGAATTAGCCAATGCCCAGGCGGGTGCAGGGTACTCCACTGAGGCCGGTTTGGCTCTCCAATTCCACGCTGATTTGTACGATTGGGATCCCAACAAATACattcctgagatcctcaaccCTGCTTTCCCTGAGCAAAGCTCCTTCGAGCGAAAGGAATCCCTGTACTTCTCGATCATCCAGCACTTCGAAGATGCTAAGGCCTGGGCGCATGCTCTTGTTTGCTACAAGGAGCTGGCCCAGCAATACGAATACATCATGATGGACTTTGCCAAACTGTCGCGGGCGCAGGGCTCCATGGCCAAGATCTACGAGTACATTGCCAAGGAGGATAAACAGTTCAGTCGGTACTTCCGCGTCATCTACAAGGGGCTCGGTTTTGCACCTACCTTACGAGACAAGGAATACATCTTCGAATGCCTCCCAACCGAGCGGATGGCTACGTTCATCGATCGGATGCAACGGGAGCACCCGACAGCGCAGGTTATGTCATCGGGTGACATTCGCGATTACGAGGGCCAGTTCTTGCAGATTACTCCTGTCAGCCCTCAACGTGATATGAACCACCCTGTCTATCAGCGGACCAAGGTTCCTCAGTCTGTTAGGGAGCATCTGGTGATTTCTGAACCGTGCCGCTTCTCATCTACCCTGAGAAGACATGTCAACAGTGCGAATGTCGAAGAGCAATGGGTTGAGAAGGCCGTTTTCACTACCGCAGAGCCCTTCCCGAATATCTTGCGTAGGAGTGAGATTGTCTCCGTTGAGGAGGTCGCGTTGTCCCCATTGCAGACTGCACTGGAGCGGACATGGCGCAAGACACAAGAGCTGTCGCTGTTGTCACGTAAGGCGGCGGCCGGTGAAGACCCCAGCTTGACGAACCTGACAGAGGCACTTCAGCAATTGCTCGAAGTTAGCAGCTCGTCGCCTAGCTGTGTGGCGCTGTATCGTCAATTTCTGCCCGAAGCTTCTAAGAAGGATGAAGAAGGGGGTGATAGTGGGGACGAATCTGCTGAAGAAGACGCGACTGCAGAGACTCCCAAGCCTGTCGATCCCTTGGAAAGCGCTTTGGCCGTGGCGCTTATCGACCATGCCTGGGGTATCAAACAAGCTCTGTCCTTGTACGGCCGACCAGCATACCAGGCAACTCAGGCTGAGTTGATGCGCCGCTTTGAAGAGTCTTTCTCGCCGGAAATTGCATCTCTAGCACCAACTACTGTTCCGGAACCATCACCGTTGCCGTCTCAGCGCCAATCTCCGAACCCCATGGATTCCCGTCAGCAGCAGCCAGCAGGGCGGGTTAGTCCCGAGCAGGAGTTGATCCGGTCTTCGCGGGTTGGTCACAGCCGCAAGCACTCGACGAGACAATCTGTCAGTCATCGGATTGGCAGCATGAACCCGTTCAAGCGATCCCACCATGGAGCAACTGGCTCCGTTTCTACAGCAGTCGCTGAGACAAGGCAGGCGCTCGAAGGGAAGACAAATGGGATTTTGACTGAGCATGCGGAAGAAAACGGCGAGCCTGATAATGAGACTGCTACGATCAACAGCAGGACAACCAGTTATTCCCGGGAGACCCATTCCAAGCGCCGGAGCTTCTTTGGCGTTGACAAGCCTTACAAGCATGGCTCGTCGCTATCCATCGCCGCGGCCAGCATTACCACCGACGATGCACACAAGCACAGGAAGCAACCTTCACAAAGCACCTCTCGGGATACAGTGGCTAAGCCATCGCATGACATTCACATTCAGCCTGTAGCACAAAATGGCGGTCCCATGTCGCCTACCAGTCCACATGCTGGTTGGAGCACGATTCCCTCGGTGAGAGAGACGCCACGGCCGGCAACAGGACAACAGAGTGTCAACTCGATCAAGAGTCCCAAGAGTCCTACTTCGCCTAACGGTGCAGTGCATACCGGTGTCGGTGTCCGCGATTCTGTGATGAAGCGATTCAGTCTGCTCAAAGGAGTTGGACGGAAGAACAGCCGTCTTGATTTCAAGGCAGATACTCATGGTGGCTTGGTCCATGAAGAGTGa
- a CDS encoding GTP-Rho binding exocyst subunit SEC3 (COG:U;~EggNog:ENOG410PHSF;~InterPro:IPR028258,IPR019160;~PFAM:PF09763,PF15277;~go_component: GO:0000145 - exocyst [Evidence IEA];~go_process: GO:0006887 - exocytosis [Evidence IEA]), with the protein MMNGQRPRGPPPGDMPPPHREPRRGDPRSGGPGDASLSRAEKFEDEKRRITQSCFSRKESDGTLVESYITHVRITEDAAYPSTPPPPNSPSENRKARVIIVAVRRSGRVRMHKGRENNDGSFSIGKTWMLDDLSAILSYSAWMPSTPLEQQHKQWAGNVGFVVTIGKPYYWHARTSKEKEFFIGSLVKIYRKYTGGKVPNLIGFDDRERQMLVGTAPAGPPGSSRGPVPPPVRPEGPPSSHSSRPQSPYTGRAPSRDGPREHRRPPDDQSLRAQKSRDQMQRPSTGQSGKVATPPLSHPPVFPEQPPPRAERRAADRVPKTPPVPAYQEKKYRDPEESSLASSHFDAQPPPSRDGRMPEARPYLRTPGSIPSSPDVKRSTDGLRPATPGSVSGETRNIPPSPASSLGQKSPLNDANDKVSIPEPSGLSREVESPKISTDIPPIAPLEPAPANDHATNVPVQTTAADLPPVEPEPKEAAPEATPPVGPPEPEPLEEESEAHRPGLGPMIKKKQTKDLAGAFRKAATAYGAFKPRPGGAGERLMAAAKQQRGDPEEPDGITGVVPAPSLRPNAATQSPVSEVPSTPTLQTPETEVPPVSVKETPPPLSPAREPPTPTVEITQAVAEEPPTPTIEVQEEPRDTSRSTVQVPVDQRSRSASPSPHDRNRRRREDNTIKYCLAIGIDPKVLDGRGVDFDDILTDLGWNGRLSDEKRIEDLEADVRREIGRVEATSWLGNLEQQEGKVDQLAKLIDKTIEECDELDGLLTLYSHELNTLNDDVSYIEAQSQGLQVQTANQKLLQNELQNLLRTLSIAPSELRSLKESSLSNPSGLRDTELALSTLYRAMHTIDSDIWQNKQRLVDAAGQHGSVGVYADTEIGQMRAIKEKKEEYRIESRSFLQRLRQFMGIAYKVAEQKRIDAAAGSPKDPMKLNNKARDAFRRELWVYNALTLFAREVSTSEWNGLMQLYEQQAKGPYQGEFRDNIQAWKKASRKLTGEEQELLFTHHDKEKENQGVTGMAARKLTVKRGKTIKAATGLRLSSGEKHHGKMDPCEVFAGTLQETLDMICEEQSFLVHFFHLDSLSTVDFPDLVASAAPGERRYPDFSVKQSHDPDRAMARKVERIMDEIYSFWPNDMQNLVDWAIQVDPLQGIGILFALEKSMSDLDDTNQDFIIHSLQKLHSRLVGLFNRFVDEQIRGIEDTKVKINKRKGVISFMRVFPHFSAAVESMLTHPSQEFCDVRVSVNEAYNRINRAMWESLKFIAKEAPGPPGAAAVGGAGGDPEDKEALNYHILLIENMNHYIEEVDVRNLLVLEQWRDRAHQDLAEHMKLYLDAVIRRPLGKLLEFVETAENLMATSTDIASRPSHSRSVAKKVLATYDTKEIRRGIELLKKRVEKHFGDADDPGLSRNLVLKVFGECERRYEDAHDRTRRLLETVYEGQLEQDWRKEDAISMFRRT; encoded by the exons CTTTTCTAGAAAGGAAAGCGATGGTACTT TGGTCGAGTCCTATATAACACATGTGCGCATAACAGAAGATGCCGCATACCCTTCtactcctcctcccccgaaTTCGCCGTCCGAAAATAGAAAGGCTCGTGTGATCATTGTGGCCGTGAGAAGGTCGGGCAGAGTACGCATGCACAAGGGAAGGGAGAACAATGACGGGTCGTTTTCAATTGGAAAGACGTGGATGCTCGACGATCTCTCTGCGATCTTGTCATATTCTGCCTGGATGCCCTCAACACCATTAGAGCAGCAGCACAAACAGTGGGCTGGGAATGTTGGATTCGTGGTTACTATTGGAAAACCTTATTACTGGCACGCTAGGACctccaaggagaaggagttcTTCATCGGCAGCCTGGTCAAAATTTACAGAAAGTACACTGGTGGTAAAGTTCCCAACCTTATAGGTTTCGATGACCGCGAACGCCAGATGCTTGTTGGGACTGCACCGGCAGGGCCTCCAGGTTCTTCAAGGGGTCCTGTGCCGCCACCTGTACGCCCGGAGGGACCGCCGTCTTCACACAGCAGTCGGCCCCAGTCGCCATACACGGGTCGAGCTCCTAGTCGCGATGGACCTCGAGAGCATAGACGGCCACCAGATGATCAGTCGCTACGAGCTCAGAAGAGTAGGGATCAGATGCAGAGACCTTCCACCGGCCAATCGGGCAAGGTTGCCACGCCTCCTCTTAGCCATCCGCCAGTCTTCCCTGAACAACCACCACCTCGTGCTGAGCGCCGCGCGGCCGATAGAGTACCCAAAACGCCACCAGTGCCAGCATACCAGGAGAAGAAATATAGGGACCCCGAAGAGAGCAGCTTGGCTAGTTCGCATTTCGACGCTCAGCCTCCGCCGTCGCGTGATGGGAGGATGCCGGAAGCAAGGCCATATCTTCGAACCCCAGGGTCGATTCCAAGTTCACCAGATGTCAAGCGCAGCACAGATGGTCTCCGACCGGCCACTCCAGGCTCTGTTTCAGGAGAGACTCGAAATATTCCACCAAGTCCTGCGAGCAGTCTGGGCCAGAAGTCACCTCTCAATGATGCGAACGATAAAGTGTCCATTCCAGAACCAAGCGGATTGTCCCGAGAAGTCGAGTCACCAAAAATCTCGACTGATATTCCTCCAATCGCTCCACTCGAGCCAGCGCCAGCAAACGACCATGCCACTAATGTGCCTGTGCAGACGACAGCAGCCGATCTTCCTCCAGTAGAGCCTGAGCCGAAGGAAGCTGCTCCAGAAGCAACTCCGCCGGTCGGACCTCCAGAGCCGGAGCCCCTGGAAGAGGAATCTGAGGCGCATCGTCCCGGACTTGGTCCGATGATTAAAAAGAAACAGACCAAGGATCTGGCAGGCGCTTTCCGGAAAGCTGCCACTGCATACGGAGCCTTTAAGCCGAGACCCGGGGGTGCTGGTGAGAGATTGATGGCTGCAGCCAAACAGCAAAGGGGCGATCCGGAGGAGCCGGACGGGATTACTGGTGTTGTTCCTGCTCCATCGCTCCGACCCAATGCAGCCACCCAGAGCCCAGTCAGTGAAGTTCCTTCAACACCAACACTTCAAACACCGGAGACTGAAGTGCCTCCTGTTTCAGTTAAGGAAACGCCACCTCCTCTGTCACCGGCCAGAGAGCCACCAACTCCGACGGTTGAGATTACGCAGGCTGTTGCCGAAGagccaccaacaccaacaatcGAAGTGCAAGAAGAGCCCAGAGATACTTCGCGGTCCACTGTGCAGGTTCCTGTCGATCAGAGATCGCGGTCAGCATCGCCATCTCCTCATGACCGTAACCGCCGGCGTCGTGAAGACAATACGATCAAGTATTGCCTGGCAATTGGAATTGATCCTAAAGTCCTGGACGGCCGTGGCGTCGACTTTGACGATATCTTGACTGATCTTGGCTGGAATGGGCGACTCAGTGATGAGAAGCGGATTGAGGATCTCGAAGCCGATGTCCGCCGTGAGATCGGACGAGTAGAAGCGACCAGCTGGTTGGGCAACCTTGAGCAGCAGGAAGGCAAGGTTGATCAGCTAGCCAAGCTGATTGACAAGACCATCGAAGAGTGCGATGAGCTAGACGGCCTTCTTACTTTGTACTCGCATGAACTTAAC ACACTTAATGATGATGTGTCGTACATCGAGGCACAATCTCAAGGTTTGCAAGTTCAGACGGCTAACCAGAAGCTTCTACAAAACGAGCTACAAAACCTGTTGCGGACACTTTCCATCGCGCCATCTGAGTTGCGGTCATTGAAGGAGTCATCGCTTAGCAACCCATCAGGATTGAGGGACACCGAACTCGCTTTGTCGACACTATACAGAGCTATGCATACTATTGATTCTGATATTTGGCAGAACAAGCAGCGATTGGTCGATGCTGCTGGGCAGCACGGCAGTGTGGGAGTGTACGCGGACACAGAGATCGGGCAGATGCGCGCCatcaaggaaaagaaggaggagtACCGCATCGAATCCCGGTCATTCTTGCAGCGACTTAGGCAGTTCATGGGTATTGCCTACAAGGTGGCCGAGCAAAAGAGGATTGATGCTGCTGCAGGCAGCCCGAAGGACCCTATGAAACTCAATAACAAGGCCCGCGATGCCTTCCGTCGCGAGTTGTGGGTGTACAACGCCTTGACACTTTTCGCGCGAGAAGTCAGTACATCAGAATGGAACGGATTGATGCAGCTGTATgaacaacaagccaaggGACCGTACCAGGGAGAATTCCGTGACAATATCCAGGCGTGGAAGAAGGCTTCGAGAAAGCTCACCGGAGAAGAGCAGGAACTCCTCTTCACTCACCACGacaaggagaaagagaaccaGGGTGTTACTGGCATGGCGGCACGGAAATTAACAGTGAAGCGAGGCAAGACAATCAAGGCCGCAACAGGTCTCCGGCTTTCCTCTGGCGAGAAGCACCATGGGAAGATGGATCCGTGCGAAGTCTTCGCTGGTACGCTGCAAGAGACCTTGGACATGATTTGCGAAGAACAAAGTTTCCTTGTACACTTCTTCCATCTGGACTCGCTTTCCACTGTCGACTTCCCTGATCTAGTGGCTTCCGCTGCCCCTGGTGAGCGCAGATACCCGGACTTCAGCGTCAAACAGTCTCACGATCCCGATCGGGCTATGGCACGGAAGGTTGAACGCATCATGGACGAAATTTATTCCTTCTGGCCCAATGATATGCAGAACCTTGTGGATTGGGCCATCCAGGTTGATCCTTT ACAAGGGATTGGTATTCTGTTTGCGTTGGAGAAGTCAATGTCCGATCTTGATGATACGAACCAGGATTTCATCATCCATTCTCTCCAAAAGCTTCATTCCCGCTTGGTGGGACTGTTCAATCGATTTGTGGATGAACAGATCCGGGGCATCGAAGATACTAAGGTGAAGATCAACAAGCGAAAGGGAGTGATTTCATTCATGCGGGTCTTCCCCCACTTCTCTGCGGCAGTGGAGAGTATGCTGACACACCCATCGCAAGAGTTTTGCGATGTGCGGGTCAGCGTCAACGAGGCGTACAACCGCATCAACCGAGCTATGTGGGAGTCATTGAAGTTCATTGCTAAGGAGGCCCCTGGACCCCCAGGCGCTGCCGCAGTGGGTGGTGCCGGAGGTGATCCCGAGGACAAGGAAGCGCTCAACTACCACATCCTGCTGATCGAGAACATGAACCATTACATCGAGGAAGTGGATGTGCGGAACCTCCTGGTGCTGGAACAGTGGCGCGATCGGGCACACCAAGATCTTGCGGAGCACATGAAGCTCTACCTGGATGCCGTGATTCGACGACCGCTGGGAAAGCTACTGGAATTCGTGGAAACGGCAGAGAATCTGATGGCGACCAGCACAGATATTGCTAGCCGGCCTAGTCACTCGCGCTCCGTGGCGAAAAAGGTTCTGGCGACCTAcgacacgaaggaaatccgACGCGGCATTGAATTGCTTAAGAAACGAGTAGAGAAGCATTTTGGTGATGCAGATGACCCGGGACTTAGCCGCAATCTGGTACTGAAGGTATTTGGGGAGTGCGAGCGCCGATATGAGGATGCACACGACCGCACGCGACGGCTGCTGGAGACGGTGTACGAGGGCCAGCTGGAGCAGGACTGGCGCAAGGAAGATGCAATTTCCATGTTCCGACGGACATAG